The window caatcCACCCAAAACTAAGCCTGATACAACCTGTACCAACGATATGAACCAATCAGATCATGCAAACCCCAAACACCTAGCAGGAACAAATCAAAATGCAGATGCGatcacaaatcacaaatcaCAAGCATAAACTCCACTTTAGCTCATACAACATTTCTAATTCGAAGATATATCTATCAATTCCACCCAAATCGATCTCCGTAAACCCTAAAATTCAATCAATACATCAAATCAGCCTCCCCTACACACGATTCCACGCATACAGCtaaattaagaaagaaaaaaaagccgAAATCAGATCCAATCTGATGAAAACGCGAAAACAGATTGATAATCAAATTCGCAATAAGCAAACACCAGAGACGGAGATTTGAGATCAAGTACCTCAGAGCCAACAGGCATAACCACCGTCGCCGCCGACGGAAATCCAGAGCTTCTGCTACCTCTTTCACCTTTCTACTTTTCGATTCCGTTACAGCAAATATCAATCcttccctctctctcctctctttctGTGTGCGGTTACCTCGTGAAAGAGAATATTTTTCCTTGCCTTTGATATTGTGGTctcgtttaaaaaaaacttatgatcTTCTGTGCAGCACTACATGAATATACGGTGTGCTTTTATATATAACCGTCGGATTATCAAGGGGTGATAGGAACCGTCCGATTATGAGGATTTTCACGGTATCTTTACGTGGCCGgctctttactctttttctttttattcttgCCTTCCACGATGTAACTGATATAAAATACTTATTTCTTTGACCTTTCGTGATTGTATTAAATATGATTCAGTAATCATGGCGGGAGATTAACAAAACTAGATTACACCTTAAATTTTGCTTGTTAATAATTTCATCGAACAAATAACTTCTTTACAAAAATCAAATGACAATTATATGGTTCGTTGATTTCATTATACgctaaaatgaattaaaaaagtCAGGTTGATGTGAAATTGTGAATTGTGAACGAAAAAATTGGTAATCATAGTCAAATAATGGACTTTTACTTACTACCACTGTAAAATAATTTGGAGGGAAATAGATTTAAATAGTTGTGGGTGTTAAAATCTAGAAGAAAAACAAAGTTTGTTTCCctctaatataaatttaaacttGTAGCATAATGCCCGAATATACGATTTTTGGAGGTATAAATTAAAGGAGATCGTTTACTTTTCGTCTTTTTAATTGGATTTCATGGACTAATGTCGATTTTTTTAGTAtccttttgtttcaaaatatttttataaaattgttatgtCATATTCAATTACAAACCTTCCACCTAACCAAGCCGACCATATTTacttttcagttttaaaatactcCCTATCATTCACTGTCCTTTAACTTTTTGGCTACAATATTAAAAACACGAACCAGATCATTACCACAAATGGTAGTCTTCTTTATTTGGTAGATATAATTGATGGAAAGATAAAACAAACACACAACTATTTTCTTTATGCAAGAGGAAAAGTTGGATAAAATTTGTAATTGATTAATGGACCACCAACGTAATAACGTGTAAAACAATACAACTGTATCTCAAATCAATATACCTAACTTTGGAGAAATCTCGACCTTAaccatttaaaatttaaaattacagtttaaacaaaaagatcaataatatatttctcACCAAGCATATACTATAAGCAAAAATCGAAAGTTGATAAATATGCTGggataataaaataagaaatggcAGCTGCTTTAAACACCTTTCTTGGCTTTGAAGCAAGACAAAGAACCTATGTTTGTTGTAGTGACTTTGTTCTCAAGAAACCTCCAGGACACACAAAACCAAGGCTTTAAGCTTAAGCTTAAGATTTTGCCCCTCTCACttttttactattttgtttCTGACGTAGCGTTAGAAGAATACCACAGCTTCTTCTGGCAAATCAAGAGCTTCTCATTCTCCGATTCGGACTCTGTTTGTTCCTTACGGCAACTCCATCTCAGTCCTTTAGCAACCGATGCAATATTATCCACGAAATAGCTCGACTCGCGTATAATCGCATACCCATTAGGACGCAAGATCCGATCCATTTCCAGCATTACATACTTCATCTCACACCTGCATAATAACATATCATTACTTAGCACTTATATCACAGCATCAACGAGTTTCAAAGGCTTTGAGAATTACCTTTGGCTCTCAGATGTAAACAAACCATCAACGTGAAGAAGATCGTAAGTTCTTGGATACGTCGAAAAAGCCTCACACCTGTCACACAACATAACGCATTATGTATGCAAATtcaaattgattaaaaaaaagtagaaaGAATAGGCTTTTCTAAATTTTACCAGTCGTGATATGTTCCAATCAACCCACGATCAAACACCACAGGAAGCGTATTCGCAGCGTAAGAGGAAACAACGTTCATAACCCACAAAGGATCATCGACCAAAGCAGCAGCCAAACCACCATAAGCAGTGTTCATATCCATCACATTCCTTATCTTATCAGACCCAACAGCAGGCAACAGCTTCTTGTAATGCTTAGCCCTCGCTTTCCACTTGCTACCATCGCGCTTAAACAAACCACCGTTCCCTCCAGGAACATCAGAGATCCTCTCAGGAGTCGCGTGCAGTCTCTGAGGCCATTTGGGTGTAGACTCCAACCCCGTCTTCTTAAGCTTAGGGCTCGGAACCACCACGCAAGGGCGTATGGGAGTGTACCAAGCGGAGTCCGGCTCGAGGCTGTCGTCGCATTTCGGCGGGTACGCGTCGGGGTCGTTAGACAGCTTGTTGTAGCACGTGTTGTCTGAAGATTTTTGCCACACCGCGATGTCGTCTTTCTTGGCGTACATTttgaagcacattgaggttAAGAGATCCTGGAGCTTCTCGTAGTTTGATCTCTGCGCTTCGACGGTTGTGTCCCATCCTTTCCAACGGTTCTCGTAGTTGACTGGGGGACCGGATAGGACCCAGAAGCCACCGGGTCTTAGGATACGGTGAACCTCCAGGAGATAGACTCCACCTGAAGTCAGCAGCAAAGAGAAAAATACTTACATGAGTTTTCATCGTATTATCAGATAATGATTAAATGGGtagccgacaaaaaaaaaattagaaaatcaaGATAGCTCTTCATTACCAAACTCAGTCCATGGAATAAGGCATCTTGAGCAATGAGCCATGTCGAATGAGTTTGAAGGGAAAGGGAGGCGTTGAGTTGAAATGATGCCGAGTATCGCAGGGATACCACGTTCTAGAGCAAACTGGACTTGAGCTTCGTGGTTATCTCTTGGGGCGAGTGACACCGTGAGGATACCACGGTCCAATAAGTCTCCTCCCCAGCTTGCAACCTTTAAAACAGAGCAAAAATGTAAAAAGTTGAAGAAAAGGAACCTCTAATGTTTTAAGTTGAAATTTCAAGAAAATGTATAAACTCACCCCACAGCCAGTGTCAATGGCAGTTCGTATAGTCCCATCTTTCATTTCAGGGATCAGGTCTTGCATTAAATCGACGTAAGCACTAACTCCATTTGGAAACATTGTGCCTCCACCAGGGAAATGGAATTTATCACCCTCTTTCTTTAGCCAATGCTGgttagatttttgtttgttaatccAATCATATGGCACATTCCTGAAATTAAATCACATCAAATTGTCACTTAACTTTAAATATGTGAGGACAGGAGAGATCTAGAGAAGCAATATTTACCTGTACCAACATTCATTTTTACTCTTAGGCCATCTTATTGGTGACTTATACCCATTAGGAGGAGGGACTAGACATTGCTTTCTATCAAACACAGGAGGACAATGACGTTCCATGAAAGTAAGCCTGTGAGTACCATACTTCTTCCATTTCTACCACCAtgccaaaattgaaaaataaaaaaaaattagctaaatatatttttcaagatTGATCAAGGACTAAAGTATACTTAAGAAAATTGAGTGTACCCTTGGATCCGTGCAGGGAGTGTAATCTTGGTAGTCACTACTGCACTCTGGAAAAGAAACAGATTTGACTTGAGGAGAGTTATCAACAACATCCAAGGAAGATCCAGCTTTTGCAACATCGTTGACTTGGAGTTTGTTCTTTCCACAGTAAAGTCCACCAAGATAGAAAGAAAGCCCACATAGCAGAATCAGTAAGACTGTCTTGGGCAAGATCTTTGTTGAACCTCTCTCAGCTTTCTCGTACTTGTCATCGTTATCCTTCATCGCCTTTGGACTGAATTAAAgatataaatagaattttttcttttgttagaaACTTGACAACACCAGCAAAAAACCAAGAACTAGCCGTAGTCAAGAACAAATATAACAATAACTCATGTAAAAGGTCAAAACAACAGTTTGGATCAAGAAATGACTAGACAAGTACAGCATGAAACACTGCCATTACCAAAAGAAATTTTACTAAAGAGGAAAGATAACTTTTTGGGTAAATCTTGAATAAACAAATGATGGGACAGACACTCTTTTGACAAATGAGTGACTTGAGGAAACAAAAGGACGTAGAGATCTAATAAAGGGACAAAACAACAACGTTGCCGACATATAGAGAGTGTTGCTTTAATGTTAATCACATGGTGTTTGGGTCCCAGATTCGACCGCCATAACATGCTCTATCAAAGTAACAAACTCAAGGAGgacaaaaaacaattagatggataataaataataaatgcaTACACATGAATGATTTTATTTTGTCACTGACACATGAATGATTTAGAAAATAGAGATAACGTTTGAAAGTGTTTCTTCAGTTTCGCATTTAAAACTCTAAAAGCTTGCAGACAGCTAAAAAGGCACAAAGGGGAGTCAGGGGAAGAGAACTAGCATTAATCATTACTTGGCAGACACGGAAAGTCTTTAATCTTTTTGTATTTTACACATACAGTAAAACCAGAGAAAGCAATAGATGAAGACGAAACACACAGAAAATTAACAATGAATGAGTCAGTACTCACACACGAAAACAAAACTTAATGATATGCAATCAAACGAACACAAATGAAGAAGAACCACGGATAAAACTTTAGATCTGGTTTAACCTTGGCTTGAACTAGAATAGAAAATCAATGAAGAACACAAATTAAAAACGAAGTATGTAATTACCGTAGATAATAATTCTAATGGTCTCCTAGAATTCCTGAGGAGAGGATTTTCTGGCGACGGGGAGAGACTTcaattctctctctttttcgattttttttttctgaaaaaatccaatgaaaaaaatatattatgggGAGAGAGATGAAAGATTGCAGAGAAGCTAATGTTAACATATATAGCTTCTTGGGTGTACAcacaattattaattattttcttttttttcccgTTCACTCTGTGTCTCTCCTTTCGTTTTCTATCTTTTTCGTTAGTTTAATTCTGACTATTATTTTCCACTTAATTTCACTGTTTGTTTTTATCTAAATAATAGTCACATGTTGTGTTCTTTATTACGATTCAATACTATTCTCTACCAAAATACTTCCGGTGGATATAACTAATTTCTAATGAGAATATTACCACACACTAAAACAAAActgtaaattataaattatcgagaacaataacaaaacaaaaaagaaaagctctctAGAAACAAACGCTCTAAAAACAAACTCAGGAAACCTTGTTCAGCTCCGGTGTCCGGCGTCCTCAGCTGGTACCGGAGGCGCTCTGTTTCTTTCCTTTAGATCTATGCTCCGccctcttctttctctctccctcCGATATGCTATTGACTCTGGCGAAGGGATACGTCGACGGCCTCCTGCTCCGCTCGAGAGGTTCGCAGATCCGGTGACAAGGTCCTTCCCTGGAGCCACGGCGAGGTAGGTTGACAGCGTTAGAGCACGGAGTCGGCTTTTTAGGGTTTCGTGCCCAGATCTATTTTCCCCTCCAGATCTGGTCCTCGATGGAAGAAAGCGGCGGAGTCCTGTTGCTCTGTCTCTGCTGAGGTCTTTGCGCTGGTGTCTTCAACTTCGTTTCCCCTTGTGGGTGACTGGGATTCTTGTTGTAGTAGAGAAGAGTGGCGAGGGGGTAGGTGTTGAAATCGTACCGAGGAGGTTTGGGGCGGCGGTTGTTTACTTTCCTCGTCAAAGAGTGCACCAGAGGTTCTTTTACTCGGTGGCGCGTGCAGGATTGTGTGTTTGCTGTGTGGTGGCGCGTGGTCTCTGGTTCCGGCGTGTGACAGGTCGTCGGGCTTCGTTTTTGCCTTGTCGTCTATGGCTAGGTGATCTAAGCTTCATCGACTGTCCTCTCTTCCTTCAAGCTCTACCAGTGTTTTGGTGTCCTTCTTGTCCTCCAGGAAGCTTGTCTTTCTCTGAGGTGTTTTGACTCTCGGGCTCATCCTTCTTTCCTCTTTGTTGGCACCGAAGGGACTTCTCACGGTCACTGTTTCTGATCTGTTCTTCGGTTCTCGAAGACAGGCTTATGGCGTGGAGCTGGTGTAGTCAGGTTGTTCTCTGGTTATACGGTTTCTCGGTGGCTCCATTCGTTAGGATTTTCGCATCCCAGTACCAGCATTGGTCTTTTGATGTGTTGGTAGCGATTCCTTTTTAGATGGTGCAGGTTTTACGAGTCTCAAGGATTTCAGGACAACTTTCGTCGCAAACCCGTTTTTAGTAGTTCAGTGCTTGGAACGACACAGTACAGGTCACGTCCGGGCAAATAAATGCTCCGTCTGGTTGATGCGGGTGTGCGTGGCCTCTCCCTTGCTGTGTTCTTGGGGACAGGTGCTTTTGAAGTCCTCGGCAAGCTGTTCTCGGATGGGCCATTATCTTTAAGAGCGGATTCATCGGGGAGGCCAAAATTACCGGGTTCCGACTCTCGGTTGAACTTGGTTCGTTCTTTTGCGGCAAGCGGTTGGTACTAATTTAGCTGAGCCTCCGGCTTTCGGTTTGGGTTGTTGTGTCTGCCCCTGTTTAGGCTAGATAGAGTTTGTGTTTagactttatttttatttatccgCTCCTTGTCGTCCTTGTAGTTctgtcaaaaatataaaatcctggtaataatatctttacatttttaccaaaaaaaaaaaaaaaattataaattatcttACGTGTAAAAAAACATACTCCAAAGTACGAATTTCTATAAAATGACAGATCCTCCTCGTCTAGGAAATATTACAACGACTGTTTTTAAATCGCCATTCACGGAATTCTATGTTAGTTTTGAAAAGTATATTAATTGTTTTCCTTTTACTAAAGTAGCCAATCGTCTCTTTTAGGATTCTTATTTAGATTATTAAATATAGATAGTATAAGTGGTTCCACCACCGACAAAAGGAATCACCGTCGGCATCAGCGATACGACTTTCCTCACCATTCCCATGCATATCTACATAAATGGAAAATACCAATTTTCTGGTTATTATATTTTGGGATTCAAATTTGAATACCTAAATGAATAATAGCTGTGAATTTTCCatgttttgaaacatttttataatcTAAATTCATAAAACTGTAAGACAGACGAATcgaattttgaaatgatttttttctttgcaCTTTTAAAGTTTGTTACACAAAAAGAAAACCAGACAATATACTTTGGATAAAAACCAGAACAACATTGTTTCAAACCAAGAAAATATCATGACTGTAACCTATATGTAGGGTCTGGAATTATATACACAAAATTATgagaatattttcaatatattcgaaattaattaattaattaatagaaacTGTTGGGATCAGACCGAGTTAGTCGGTGGGTTTGTCACTTGAGATAGATCCACGAAGACACTGAATTATTAAGTGTTGACTAATTAAACCGCGTTTAAGTACACACACACTCTTCCTCCAAGACTATAGTGTATTTATTTGAAAAgaacaaaaattaaaagacTATAATGTGTATATAAATATTCCAGATTCTACAGGTTATGTAGATATTGCCAGTTTAACTAACATCGTCTGGTACATAATGTATTGTTCAATATCACTATGCAAGAACTATGATTATTTTAGATCTTGTTTTTTTGCCGACAAGAACTATGGTTAACTACTCTTCTGTATGTGATATAACCCAAGCTGATAAAAACAAATTCTGGTCAAAGTAAGACACAACTACAGTTGACttttatttaacatatattttttgtctaaatttcttttttgacgactgtaaattttgaaattcaTATAAATTCATTGTTTTCTCTATTTTGTTTAATCTTATAAGTTGTACTCATAATTGCAATCACAAAACGTCATATCAGCCGGATCTAACATCGAATGATCATGGGTCATAGGCTATGAACTGTGACATACGAACCAAATACTTTTGAATAAGTCTAAAGTTCGAGAAAAAAAGCATGAAAGCTGACCTTTATTTCCCCATGTGGAATCAGTTAATGGTGCATCATCTTCCCATGTGAGTGATTAGGTCTTTTTACACAAATTATTTgtcttatttttataattaaagaaTAGGAATAGACGAAACCTTTGTAGAGGTTTAATGTCGATCATAATGACAAGCGATGCAATGCATTCcatctttttttgttgttgttgttgttgttgttgttgttgttgttgttgttgtgtgtttGCATTGCAGCATGAAGATATTTATGAATTTCAGAAGCATAACATGTCTTCATTTAATTATGTTATGTATCTTAGCTCTAATCtgatttttgtttctaaaatttAAGTATCCGGttaattctttatttttaattcgaTTTCATGCAGATTTACTTATGCTGAAATGGATTTTGAACGCTGTTTTATTAGAATGCTAGTCATTTGTTGATATATTAGGTCGATGAATGTCTTCTAAATCTTACTCTAAACAGCTGTCCTGCCTTTTGGGgcatcattcttttttttttaataatgaatgTTAGATTTTATTCACCAGAAAACTGTTTTACAATGAaggcttttttttgtttgaaaaatgATTGAAATGCAAAGATCAAAACAAAACTAGAACTAGGGCTGATATCTTCAAGTGTTTCTCCTTATACAGTTCTCATGTTGAACCACTTTCACGGTGCCTTGTTGAAGCTCCGGAGCTTCAATCTTGGGACAGGTAAAGTTTTGAGACAGTAACGTTTATCATGTGATTGTTGGTAAATCTGCTTAATCAACCGACTCTGTTACTGAAGGTATAAAAGAGAACAGAGAAGAGGTCACAAAAATTGAATGCTTCTCACTATCTAAATAGGAGTTTGTTTCTTGGTTCATGTCTTGTCTGGTTCAGTGGCTTCTGCACCATGTCACTCCGAGCTCTCTGCTCATacaatatcttcttcttccagGGTAACCTTCTCTCTCGATCTCAATATATCCTTCTGTGTAGTATACTGAGGCTGAGTTGACTTGTTCCTTCTCCTCTTTCTGTCGACCAATCTGGTAGCATTGATTCAACTCGTTCCTTCCTTGAAACTTCTTTTGGTTTACCAGTGGTCTCAAAATCACTAATATAGGAGCCGCTAAACGATCAtgaaaaaaagagataaaagaTTGGTGTCCGAGAATCGAAGGCACCTGATGGAATACTTTAGTATTGATACTAACCAACTTTTGATTCATAAGACTATAGAAGTACTTCAGGGACTCTAATTTACCTCCCCTGCCAGTTCAAAATCAGCAATCTTAAAGATTCCTTTAGAGACTAACAGACTTTCTGAAACAACTAACACAACATAAACATACATTCTTGACAAACTATTTAACCATGATTGTTATAGAGACATAGTGATTAAAATCAAAACTGTCAATCTTCATAGCAGATGTTTGAAGTTGTGTATCAATTAACACACCAAGGCTATCAATTACCTATCAATTACCTAGCTTAAGATTGCGTTGGAAGTAACCATGCCAATGAAAGTAAGAAAGGCCTTGGAAGACTTGAAATCACCAATATCAAAATCAACAAAAAGCTTTTACCAATCCCTCGTAAGCTGGTAAACATTTCACTCCTAACCTAATAAGAATTGCATACGAAGATTCAGTGCCAATGAACCAATGTCAGCAAATATCAAACTGGAAGCTGAAGTATAGCATGCACCCAAAGACATAGTATATCTCGCCAAGCATTACCAAAAGTTCCATCACTGACCTCTTTGATTAATTTGTACATATGAGTTCAAAGCCAACTCATTAGTCATAAGCCACATGTTCATCGTGTTTCAAGTAATAAGCAAAATCTGAGCTACATGTTCATCGTATTTCAAGTAAAGCAAAGTAgcctctttattttattttatgtatgttAAGAACTTCTGCAAGATTTATTAATTTGAACTTATTGTTTGGTTTCTTGAGAAGAGGAAAAACCATAAGAATCAAATCTTATCTAAAATTGAGTTATATATGGGTTTGCTTATGAAGTAATTGCTTTCTTGGTTGTAAATTTTGGTTTTGGTCCACATCAATGGAATACTGCAATTTGCTTGCTAACATGAACcgtaaaagattttttttttttggctattgTTAACTCATCAGAGGAATCAATATCTTGGAAAGTATTGTTCttaaattaaatacattataatgattagtttaaataaatcatatTCATACCTAAAAAAAACAATCTGACTTTTGGTTGGGTATATGCAGATGATTCATATATACGAATCAACGTGGACTTGATTTTATGCTTATGAAATCTTACATGTCATTTATTGTACacgagttaaaaaaaattaaagtagcTGCTTACAATTTATATGACTAGTCATGGGGCTGATTTAGCTGAGTTTTGATATGGTGGatacaatttattatttaatcgatcaaaataaaaagaattatgAATATGCAAAATCaattatcatataattttttacgttgaaagtatttaaaaatcatacaaagttgaaaacaacaaaatctattttaaactGTTTTGATAAATCATGAATCAAAATGATGCAATCATACTTTTGATGGGACTACGAAAACATCTGGTATCCTACTTTTGGAGCTTCTTATTAAAGGTTACACTGGTGATCTCTACATAAATGTGTTTGTCGAGTATGTTTGTGATCCATAGATAGGAAATGAGAGACTTTTGAGATGCATTATGGTAAACAAACTACTAGTAAGCTATTTTTGTAATCTTTTTCCCATCTCATCTTATGTATAGTTATATGccattcttcttctactttccAATGCACTATGTCTGTACTAAATTTTTCTcgaagaagaaaacaagaaagagaGGTGCGAGAGGTAGGATGATTTCTGATCTTAGTTTCTCGTAGGCTCAGAAAAATGTAATTTGATATTTGTATTTCCATATACAAATCTAAAAAAGAATAGAAATGATTAGTTTTAAATGTATTTATGATATTTGGTGAGATGATCAAATTTGGgaataacattttattatagtcaaatattagtcaaaaagaTTTATAGCATATATTTACTCAACCATTATCATCTCTTCTTTCTGCTTGATATATGAAATTGCTAATTAGTCTTAGATTGTTATAGTAATTAAGGGAATTACCTCTTTTGTGTTAGACACGGTAAAAAGGCTGAAAGATAATAACACTAGGCAACACTTGTACATCAAGTCACAAAACTATATAATCTGGTGCATGATTACTTATTTATTTCAAGTTGGTGTGATCGGAGTAACAAATTTTTATTGGATTGGATATAGGCAACATAGAAAGATATGAGCAGTCTTGGCTCTTAGATCTAAACCAACCATGAGCCAACCTTCCTTTTTCTCCTAAAATTTGGTGCTCATTACTATAGAGTATAGAATTAACCGGCTCATAAAATACTCTAAACGCGTGTATATTTAGCATGTTATGTTGAAAACATTCAATCATTCAAGCCCATCATCAACCTGGGCATTCGGGTATTCAGGTTCGGTTTCAGATAGGAACTATTCGGTTTCGGGTATAtcagataaatatttttatatccaaTAGGTATTTATGAGATTTCGGTTCGATTTCGGATACCCGtttaatatgtgaatcaagtatatatatacaaaatctaTCATCTAACATGTTAATATAAGTGGTCTAATAGTTACACACTTGcatatttataaatccaactAGAGTTCGAGTCACTcaagtatttattttataagtatttactctattttaatacataaataccatataaatatgtataacataaaagataatataaaagataaaatggTATGGTggtaataatgttttcattcTTCCTGTCCAACTTGGATTCTAATGGGgttgataatattttattttatattagaaAGCTGaaccttattttttttttagatattcGGATACCCGTTCGGTTCTTGGTTCGGTTCCGATTCCAGTTCGGTTATTCAGATATACAAATATTGAAACTACTCGGATATTTGAAgatttcagtttaatttttttgttttggttcggtttttggTTCCGGTTTTTTTGCCTAGGGCTATCCATCATCGTTAGCCATTGATTTGGTTGAGACTGTAATCCTTACTAGATTTTTGTTCACGCATATTATGTATTATAACTTTGTCTAATGTTTTGATATAAAAACAGTGTGATTAAAGTATATGTCTTTTCGttacaataataaaaattagtgtgATAAAAG of the Brassica rapa cultivar Chiifu-401-42 chromosome A03, CAAS_Brap_v3.01, whole genome shotgun sequence genome contains:
- the LOC103861035 gene encoding probable methyltransferase PMT21 isoform X2, whose translation is MKDNDDKYEKAERGSTKILPKTVLLILLCGLSFYLGGLYCGKNKLQVNDVAKAGSSLDVVDNSPQVKSVSFPECSSDYQDYTPCTDPRKWKKYGTHRLTFMERHCPPVFDRKQCLVPPPNGYKSPIRWPKSKNECWYRNVPYDWINKQKSNQHWLKKEGDKFHFPGGGTMFPNGVSAYVDLMQDLIPEMKDGTIRTAIDTGCGVASWGGDLLDRGILTVSLAPRDNHEAQVQFALERGIPAILGIISTQRLPFPSNSFDMAHCSRCLIPWTEFGGVYLLEVHRILRPGGFWVLSGPPVNYENRWKGWDTTVEAQRSNYEKLQDLLTSMCFKMYAKKDDIAVWQKSSDNTCYNKLSNDPDAYPPKCDDSLEPDSAWYTPIRPCVVVPSPKLKKTGLESTPKWPQRLHATPERISDVPGGNGGLFKRDGSKWKARAKHYKKLLPAVGSDKIRNVMDMNTAYGGLAAALVDDPLWVMNVVSSYAANTLPVVFDRGLIGTYHDW
- the LOC103861035 gene encoding probable methyltransferase PMT21 isoform X1 yields the protein MKDNDDKYEKAERGSTKILPKTVLLILLCGLSFYLGGLYCGKNKLQVNDVAKAGSSLDVVDNSPQVKSVSFPECSSDYQDYTPCTDPRKWKKYGTHRLTFMERHCPPVFDRKQCLVPPPNGYKSPIRWPKSKNECWYRNVPYDWINKQKSNQHWLKKEGDKFHFPGGGTMFPNGVSAYVDLMQDLIPEMKDGTIRTAIDTGCGVASWGGDLLDRGILTVSLAPRDNHEAQVQFALERGIPAILGIISTQRLPFPSNSFDMAHCSRCLIPWTEFGGVYLLEVHRILRPGGFWVLSGPPVNYENRWKGWDTTVEAQRSNYEKLQDLLTSMCFKMYAKKDDIAVWQKSSDNTCYNKLSNDPDAYPPKCDDSLEPDSAWYTPIRPCVVVPSPKLKKTGLESTPKWPQRLHATPERISDVPGGNGGLFKRDGSKWKARAKHYKKLLPAVGSDKIRNVMDMNTAYGGLAAALVDDPLWVMNVVSSYAANTLPVVFDRGLIGTYHDWCEAFSTYPRTYDLLHVDGLFTSESQRCEMKYVMLEMDRILRPNGYAIIRESSYFVDNIASVAKGLRWSCRKEQTESESENEKLLICQKKLWYSSNATSETK